The genomic window aaaccagcagctcctggtcccccgtacagtctgttccgtgtgtcagaccgtaatacctcggaatctggtatcagtccaatgcaattcttgcaatggctggtgccattttcggaaattttccggcctgcacaccacccgtgagtggacaactgcctacgttgccccctgctgcagagctctgcacccaccaccgcccccggaggcgcggccgcccaccaccatcaggccgcaacaaccacagtggattgcgcagcaggtccaacgtagacaaccccatgcgtccctcaccccccgaattacaCAGACCTCActgagaagcttcaagcttctcctgtttaactgcaacggacttacgagtaaggtcgacgagatagttgactttatgagccggcacagtattaaaatagctgcggtccaagaaacaaagttgcacgctaggtcatctctgatcaccagggatggctataacgtgcacagatacgatcgcgagcgagacaatgatggtggcctagcgtttatagtccaccacacagtgcagtatcgtctcatcgatgaaggaatcgaccgcaggggcagcaccttagaatgtcaaggcatagctgtccggtcaggcgattccgagctcgaaatatttaacatatacagtggctcacagcttatttcgtgtggctgtatgttaaactaaagaattgtaaaattatttttatttgatttactttaaaaaacatttaaaagataaattatttctaattacaaacatgtataaatgcattcaaattttttctgctttagtagaatatttacaacaaaaacagaatactaggtaaattgacgtcacagcttatttcgtgtgttcacttttaccgttatcggcgccagtaaaccggttagcaattataggaaatttgttttgcatagtatattagattatatccttatttagtttacacattgaaagtagtcggttgtccagcttaatttaaaaataccatgatgggtcgtcgtacgtcgattgaaaggcgcgaattagtgattacgcattacaaaaatggaaagtcgcagaaaaaaattgccgaaattgtaaatttaagtacttccacagtacagtacattattcaacgcttttctcgtgaaaaaagagtggttgacaaaggccgccaagctccaaacaaaatttttacagaagctgatgaaaggtgcatattaagaaaaattaaaaaagacccacgaattagtgcgccagctttgacaaaagagcttgaaaaagtacttggtaagtcatgtaatcctgaaacaatgagaagaattctgcgcaaagctgatttccatagtcgtacagctcgaaacaaaccgtttgttaatgagcgtaacaggagattaagggtggagtttgccgaaaaccatgttaataaagaccaaacattttggaatgacgttattttcgccgacgaaagcaaattcaacctctttggttccgatggaaagtctttcgtttggcgtaagcccaacgcggagctggacccgaagaatctgcgtggcacagtaaaacacggtgggggccatgtaatggtttggggctgcatgtcaacagctggtgtcggaaacttggtttttatcgacgaaattatggataaaacagtttatttgaatttactaaaaaataatttactacaaagtgctgaaaaattaggcattcgggacaggttcaggttctatcaggacaatgatccgaagcataagtcggaattagtgcaacggtggcttatatggaattgccctcatgtggtaaaaacgccagcacaatcacctgatctcaatgtaattgagaatttatggaatattctggatcaaaaaattagaaaacataacataagcaacaaacaagatctaaaaacagcattgcaagtggagtgggagaaaatatctcctgaatacactggaaaacttgttagctccatgcaatcccggttaaaagctgtattaaaacaaaaacgctaccctacaaaatattagattagtaaaaacttaataaattaaacaaaaaaaatcatgttttttctagtttggttaagcacacgaaataaggtgtgacgtggatttacttataattttgattttgctgtaaatatattacttaagaagaaataatttaagtttatttatgtatgtttgtaacaagaaataatttatctttgaatgtacgtttaagttttttttctaaataaagtttatacaaaaatattaaacttttttattttgataaacgggcacacgaaataagctgtgagccactgtatataacccctgtcacctgctgcccggcaggatatcaccctgatataggtgcgctcatcaaaggtgaaaaccgattggttgtaggtgacttcaatgcgcatcacgatctttggcattcaagcctgccaaatgatcgtaggggacagcaactggcagagcagatagacgactcgacattcagcactgtgaacgacgacgccccaccagggtagtgggcaattgcagcagctcgcctgacctaacaatagctagcgcgggtctgataaatagcataacgtggcgacctatgctatcgcttgcatcagaccacttgcccattatcgtctcgattgagagacctgccgacttcgtttccgtGAATCACCGGtcgtattttaactttaaaaaagctaattgggccggcttcacggaattcaccgaggacaccttcgccgctcttcccatccccacagatgtgcgcgtaggcgaacgcgcattccgtaaggtgctcacagctgctgcggctcgcttaaTTCCAACTGGAAGTTATAAGGACattcgtcctcatttcccagccgaagcagccagtttagcaaacgagcgtaaccacctacgccaggccgatcccgaggatccccgcataagggatctcaatttggagatccggcaactggtaaatcaacataagtgggccaaatgggttgagcacctgaagacctgtaATCTCACCTCttgggtgagtaagctctggtccaccgttaggtccctgtcgaacccgacgaagcataACGACATGGtgtctatcaccttcaacggttgcacttcgtcggacccgaagagatgcgcgagctattttagccggcttttcagactgcatcctccgggcgacagaaccaatcgtcgtgctaccagaaggctgcacaaactgacgaacgacagtgtgccatttactttctccggtgatgaggtacagggggccatcaacaagtcgaattcatctaaagccattggcccagacggattaaacgcgctgatgctgaagcatctgggacccctgggtgtaggattcctcacaagggtcttcaatttgtccctgaccactctcatcatccctgacaagaggaaagcagggagagtggtcccactactgaaacctgggaaacccgccaaccaaggggagtcttatcgtccgataactctcctttccccagtagtgaacacacttgaagccctcctactcccactctacacgaaacacctggccccagccccacatcagcacggattccgacgagtgcacaccACCAcaactgcactcaccgccataaacgcccagataaatcgcgggcttaaccaaaaccgcccctgcgagaggactgtcctagtagcgttggacctaaagaaggctttcgatacagtcaacAATttcacgctactagatgatatttatcagtcgacactcccgtcagggctgaagaggtggtccgcgaactacctgagcggtcggcactcgtcagtgatttttcgagatcaaatatcaaaacagaggaagattaagcaaagtgtaccgcagggtggtgtcctttctcccttgctttttaacttctacatcttgaagctcccccaaccaccagcgggagtttccctgatctcatacgctgacgactgcacgataatggcgtcgggcaataacatcgatggcctgtgttccaaagtgaaaggaggtcaagctgtcccttaaggtaaaagtcgacgacacaccaattccgacggtaaataacccaaacattttgggtgtaacctttgacagcttgctctccttctctgggcacacaaccgcaattgccactaaagtccaaaaccgcaacaaggtcctcaaatcgcttgccggcagcacttgggacaaagacaaagaactgttgctttcgacatttaaggcaattggccggccggttctaaactatgctgcgcctgtctggtcgcctggaactagtgattcgcagtggacaaagctacagacatgtcaaaataccggcattcggacagcgaccgggtgcctcctcaTGTCTCCCATCCAACAtctacacaacgaggcacaaatgctcccagtagcggagcacaacaaactgctcagcaagcagttcctgctgggatgttaccgcaggtttcacccctgcagacacctgcttgagcctgagccgcctcccaggcacgtcaggagacacctcttagactacgctgacgaaatccaggacaaaactgaccgcagcctactggaccggacagtatttagacagtcaataaacgacattcaccgagaggccgttaccaccttcatgaactcccgtcctgtgaatgccgtaatcggagtccaaccaccacctattgcagatgaagagatCCAGCTTCTCcatgagactcgtgtaacactggcacaattacgttctggatactgtagcaggttaaactcctacatatccagaatcgaccccgacataccaaacacatgtccagcatgtgaaggtatcccgcacgacactaaccacctcttcacatgccccctcaaaccgactcatctaacccccctctccctctggacccaacctgtcgaaacagcatgtttcctgggcctacccctagatgagctagacgaagacgaccgatgatatgcctacacagacagggctacctatgctgttaaaaaaacaacaacaacaacagttccacaccaacccatttgatTACAGCAGCCGTATTGCtgatataacaacaacaacattgcagCAGCCCTTCCCatgacagtcgattctacgttaccggaacgacccggatttgtaTTCAGCTAAGAACTATCACTCCAAGAGCATTCCCCgtgcatgtatggggaatgttcgcgctgctacaacaacaacaacgttgcAACAGCCGCAAATAGCCGATTATGAATTGCATCTCTTTTAATGCACCTAAGTTCCAATCGGGCCTTATCTAATTTAAACAATCTTTTAGCATGGTGAAGGTCTCAAAttctatacaaaatataaaaagggaTTGCAGAAATACTTACTAAATCTGCATGAGTATTCCGCacagaaagtttttaaataatgtcgcttttttattattttatttaatacagtttttataaacaaaatttcaatcgTTTTTATTAAGAtatggcaaatattttatataaaacaagtTAACTTATGATAAATcgttattcgaatttttctttaaaaatttaagtttgcaaATACAGGGGTCAAAAAATGTAGTACGAAATATGCAAATGCTtctttaatttacttaaatgcAATACCTCCAAATGTGAGGTTATTTTAATCCCTGCACTTTATTATTGCTGCATCATGTTTATTACAACCATTTAACATTACGTTACgttacgtatatacatatgtatgtatatcagtaTTCATTGTGATTAAATTCACAGCTTTCCTTCACGTATTTTGTTCATTGTGCTATTGCCCATTAActtgaaaataagttttgatAATCCCGGGTATCGCGATGCATAGGCCAAAAAACTTACCGGAAACAAACCACACCAAGCCAAGTCCAATTTATTCGCAATCGATGCGGCAAATAGAGCTCCGCACCGTTCTGCAGACATCCGTTTTTGGTTAGCTGTGCTCCGCCCGTATTTTTTTTCTGGTTCTGAAGTAAAGGCTTCCTGAAGGAAATCCGTAGCAACTGGGCCCGGACAGAATGTGGTGACATCAATGTTACGGTGCTCCATTCGCAGAGtatttaaatatgcatttatggCGGACTTTGCAGCACAATATGTCGCCGAAAATGGGACGGCACAAAATCCAGCAATGCTTGATGTTACTACAATATGTCCATGTCCACCAGCCTGTTTTAAAAAGTAACGAACCACGATTCGTGAAAGATTAATAACCGAAAAAACATCTAACTCAAAAAGGTCCCGGTCAACTTGAACCGCTATCTCTTCCCAGCTTGCGCGCTGGGAACGTCCAGCGTTATTAACCAACACATCCAAACGCCCGAAGTGCTTTAGAACGCTCTCAAAGCAATCTTCATGAACAGACACCATTAACATATCCATCGGCAATATTAAAACATCGCGCTCAGACAACAAACCATTCGATCGCTCCAGGCAATCTTTTTTCAATGACTCGAGCAAGTTTTCCCGTCTAGCAGAAATTACTAGTCGCACTCCATATTTAGCAAACACAAGCGACAGAGCTCTTCCAATACCGCTTGAAGCTCCCGTCACCCACACAACTTGTCCACGCATCGACGAAACGGATAAACCGAAATATGAAGTGTACCATAGTCCCAGATTACAATCCAGAATCAgccaaaaaattacataaatgaaGTAGTAGCcaactaaaagcaaaaataataactcTAGAAATGTCATCGCTCTTTCCTATACTTTAGTCTTATTTCCCGAAGAACAAattacagagaacgttaatgtattcATCAATGTTCTCTGCAAACTATTACAAAACAGTCAAGACCTTGATGAGGAATGAAGATTGGCGATAGAAGCGAATACAGAACATAGAACAAACATTGCTTGCACTTTGATAACTAAAGATTTTCACCACCAACGTAAACAGTTTTCACCTCAAACCCGGTAAAATATACAAATCAAGTAAATAAGGAATTTATGTAATACATTCCCAATATCTTAACAAATGTTTGCCATTTAATCATCTCAAACATTCTTTGTGGCAATTTTTCCACCGACTACAACTCCCAGTGGTGATAACTAAATAAAGTAGTCCCGTGCACTACCTTGTAGCGAATATACCTATAAAATCACCATGCATTAAATCAATTCTTCAAAAGgtaaaattcgacatttttccaatataaatatttgtgttttattatttttgccatgaaaatagCATCCTtgcacaataaataaaaaaactcatgTCCCGGCGAATTCGTTGATGTGTGAATTCGCCTGGAATCAATAGCTGTCAATTGCAAAACAATGTTGGAAAGCGTTTTGAAATAGCAAGAAGAGAAAAAAGAAGTAGCAAAAATAAGGTATGGGTTTGATTTTACAAATACATTTAATTATCAGTTAAGGTGTGATTATGCATACTTGGCATAAATCTTAAGCTATCAGGCAAAAACCTGTTGAATTTAAATGCTACTCAAAGTCTTGTTAAGTGACATTTCATATGCAGCGATACCAAACCtttattttttaccaatttccatgattataaatataataaaattgcagCCATAATATGATATTTGCTTTTAGAAATActgatttatgtacatatatgattaTAGACGAAGCACCATTAATCttaagttttctaaaatttaccAATTTAATGTCTCGTtgtttgaaatatatatttaaatattttaatatcaaaTATAATTAGTTTTAGTTGCATTCAATGTGCACTGAAATTGCGCAACCGAAATAATAGCTGATGTTAAGGCAGTAATGGCCAGAAACTTGGTAAGAGAGATATGTTTTAACAATGATGTTCACGGCCTAcaattgatatttttgttcagatatttttttaatatcctttAACATAAGATGTAAATGTGCCGGAAAATACGAGTTGACACATTTTAAAGTTACAATTATGTTGAACGTGTGAGAGTCCCAGCATGCAAACGGGCACAGTGATTAGTatagaaattaaacaaaacaagcAAGTTGTGTTGCTATtaatttgttagttttatttGGCAATCCAATGATCAAACGGAATTATAGAAGACGAATACTTTCCATTGGCAATTGTATCTTTTGCAcacattaatatatttaataaaatcacaCAAACGCAACGTATAGCAAACAACTAAATAATGAAATTCGTAATGTAAATGTTTTTCAACGTTGGTGCGTATAAAAATATACTGACAATTATCAGTATTCGAATCACTCGAGAATAGCTAATAATGACAGGCTTCGACCTTATAACGACTAATTTTAATTGGTTCTGTTTTTGAATTATAGATGGTATTGTAATCcgaatttgttttttcgaatattcaattcgccttggtcGCAGAGCAATTAAACCGAGAATGATAGAGAAAtgatactcaattcgccttgcaaTTAAACAACGAATAGGTGTGGTGAAATACATTACGTTGGAGTTTTGCTGGTTTCTGTCGTTTGTTTTTAATCTTGCGTTGTctgtttattttctttgttcTCTACATCGTGATTCTTGTTAGGCTGGATTTGATTTGTTCCTGTGCGGGTCGATTTAATTCATGAACTAGGTTAACTTGCGGTATATATAATTAATGTAGGGATGAAGATTTCACGCTTTAAGAAGTCACTCAAaacattgaaattttttgtaataaatttcgaTTACCATGAACCCTACCAGGTCCTAATTGATGCCACGTTTTGTCAAGCGGCTTTACAAGTGAGTATACGCAATTACACTTAATATAAGTTAAATCATCTCCATCAATTTTGCAGAATAAAGTTATAATCGAGGagcaactaaaaaaatattttcagtcaaCTATAAAATTGGTAACTACGCAATGTATAATACTTGAGGCTGAATCCCTTGGGACTCCTCTCTCAGGTGCCACTATGATTGTCAAACAATTTCATGTGCACAAATGCGGCCATGAAGGTATTCCGGTGCCGGCTTCACAGTGCATAAAATCTatggtaaattatttaaaaaattataataaaagttaCATATAACTACGTTTCATTTTGTAGACACAAGGTGAACGGTACATCGTAGCTTCACAGGACCGTACTCTGCAAACAAGCCTTAGAAAAGTGCCCGGCAGATGTTTGCTGTATTTGCATAAAGCGACGCCAGTTTTAGAGGAGCCCTCGAAAGCttcaaagaaatatattttcaaaaaatctcaaAAGTTGTTCAGCAGTGATGTGGAAAAGCACATTGAACGTTTGAAGCAAAATGAGGGTTTACAAAATGATATTCTTAACAAGGCACGCAATAAGCGAAAGGGGCCAAAGAATCCAAACCCACTATCGTGTAAAAAGAGTAAAAAGCCAAAGGCTCAGCCAGAAAGTCCACCAAATTCGAATGGCCTGAACGAATCTAGAAAAACGAACATGAAGAGCAAAAGAAAGCGTATCAAGATACCTACACACGTTAAGGCAGCACTTAAAAGCCCTCAATAAGAAGCAAAAGAGGTGTTGATATATTCATAAATGTTATTAGTAAGTttagcacatatgtatatatgtttcaaATATGTACATCTAATGAAAAGTGTGccaacatacaaatgtatgggTGTATATATTTGGACAAATGTTCGTTCATAATATTTCACAACTATCTCTATCAGAAAGAAGAtatcaaatatgtaaatatcgttcaataaattatactttgtaaacaaaaaatgccaCACCACGTCCAGTATGATTTGTTCGACAAATATTCATCGTCATACGTATGGGGTATCATGTGCAGGATTGTAGTATGggtgattcgtttttttttttttttgtcaaaactcAGCCAAGTAAAATAAGGTGCACTAAAagaattcagaatttttttcttgtaactccCTGGGGAGCAAGAAATAACCAAGTATGGTAGACTATTCTCTCAACTGCGATGAAGCCAAATAATCATAATTTGAATAGTAGTTTGAAGTAAATACTCTTTAGTTTGGTAAACTATATTTCTTGTAATGGAAAATAGGGATTTATAATAGATTAATCCCtataaagcaaatatttgtttCATCTATGTCCTCAACTTACAAACCTTTTTACAAATTTGCTCGAATAAAAAGGATCATatcaataataattaatttcttaTAGTATGAAGTACGCAAGGTTAAAAAAAGTCTAAGgaattttattatgtaaatagtatatttccaatattttcacaaatttttggcaTTTCCTCGTACGATGCATTTTCTGCTGCTAATATTGCATTTCCTAGCGCTATTGTCTCCCGATGGCTTTTCGCTTTAAGCCAAATACGTCCGTTTAATCCGACCGCGATTTCAAAGGGCATTTCTTTAGTTAATGCTCTCAATAATGGGCAATCGCTGCGTAAAATTAGGCGCGCTAGGTTTAAACTACAGTTCATGACAAAACCGTCTGTTAGTACACCGAGTTTACCTTTCTTTCCTGCTGAATTAACGCACACCAATTCTGGCTCTAAATCGCGGCTAGCGACAATTAAGCGGCCATAAAGTACATCTCCCGGATTTACATCTGGCCGATTCTTCTTAGTAGCAGACTCAAAGGCCAAATATGAAAGTGAAGCCTGCTCGTGTGCTCCGATATCTATTCTGAATATATCGCCTGCCTTTGCTGTTACTACACCGATTACAGCTTCACCTCTAGCAGGAACGTAGCGTTGCTGATAACTATCAACCCAGTAGGTGTTTGGTCCCCTATGATGAAGTCTTCCTCCCTTGTAAGCGAGCACTTGCTCATTTTCTCGTCGTAACCCTGGCCCTAGAATTACTTTTTTGCTCTTGGCTAATTCTTCAGCAGCTAAAATGCGATCACCTGgtaaaacaatttctttcattttacaaaTGCCCGGTATTTGGGAAGTAAATGAACTTCAAAAAGAGAACGTTGAAGAAACGTGAATAAtacggaaataaaataaaaacagaagctGTCAACCAAGTCAATATGCTGTCAATCAGGCCAGTGTTGCAAAGCTATACCACTTTTGTGGTAGATCTacctttttttgctaaattgtaTATCTGCATATACCACCATAAGCTTAAAACCTaccacattttaaaattttcggtaATTAGTACCTGACGCAGAGAACGTTAACATTTTCCTGacgttaatattttcaaatgttcCTATAGACACGTGCAACTTGTAgtacaaaaatgttatttataaaGGATATGTAATAAAGTCGAGTTCCTTTCATGCAATTACTGTAAAACATGCAATTACTTCCAACTTAGTTGTACAAATTGGTTTgtggttcaaaaataaaagatgGATGCTCTAAATAAATCCCTTTCCATTTGAAAACTAGTAAAAGTatcatacatactcgtacaaatgtcaactatttgcatttttatgaaataagtgTCATGTAATAATGAAATATGAATGTGTATTTCTTTCGCAAAAGCAATACATTTCAAAATAATGTAGTTTtaacaaaaagataaaagatgaGATAGCCCTATCACAATGTTTTGAGCCTATCTACCACTAAAAAGCTTGTTACACACTGAATTCACTTAAAaccttttttctatttattccaGTTGaagctaaatttttattaaactctaATTTGTTGCCCATCTGTTTTGAATGTTGCTATGTACTTGATTATGGGAAAatcatagttaaaaaaaaatatgaatctactttttatatattaagcGGCTGCAAAAGTGCACTCCCCGCAACCACACCAACATTCGCACTACTCATTGAGGTGCTCACTTCGTCGCTATCTTTACTACCGGTTTGTGAGAGATGCTTTACAATATCCACCCAATCCCAGCCACGTGGCCTGTCGCCTTTGTGATCCGTGCGCTCCCATTGACGACGTTTTTGAGCTTTTGTTAATTGCTctttttttggttcttttttcTTGTTAGCATCTGCATTGTCTGAGATCTTTAGTGCACTAACGCCAATGCTTTCAAGATCAATTGATTGCGTTGGCACATGCTCAGGCTGATCAATAGTTAAATCATCATGCCGATCTTTGAGGCATTCAAACAACGTGTAAGTCATGCCACATCCCAACCACTGTTCCGCCTCTTCCGTCAATGcttgttgaattttctttttaacatcGGGTATTCTGCATAATTTAACACATTTGGTAGTTATTATCTTAAATCTGCTTAAAAAGTTACTTACAAATTGCGATTATAGAAGGTATCCATATTGATGTTCGGCAATTCATCCGGATATTTCTCAGTCCATTTAATTTCTACCAAAAACGATTTGTAGTGATCATCTTCGCCATactaaatttatatacacaatataaaatat from Anastrepha ludens isolate Willacy chromosome 5, idAnaLude1.1, whole genome shotgun sequence includes these protein-coding regions:
- the LOC128862953 gene encoding dehydrogenase/reductase SDR family member 7; amino-acid sequence: MTFLELLFLLLVGYYFIYVIFWLILDCNLGLWYTSYFGLSVSSMRGQVVWVTGASSGIGRALSLVFAKYGVRLVISARRENLLESLKKDCLERSNGLLSERDVLILPMDMLMVSVHEDCFESVLKHFGRLDVLVNNAGRSQRASWEEIAVQVDRDLFELDVFSVINLSRIVVRYFLKQAGGHGHIVVTSSIAGFCAVPFSATYCAAKSAINAYLNTLRMEHRNIDVTTFCPGPVATDFLQEAFTSEPEKKYGRSTANQKRMSAERCGALFAASIANKLDLAWCGLFPLMGNSTMNKIREGKL
- the LOC128862954 gene encoding rRNA-processing protein UTP23 homolog, which gives rise to MKISRFKKSLKTLKFFVINFDYHEPYQVLIDATFCQAALQNKVIIEEQLKKYFQSTIKLVTTQCIILEAESLGTPLSGATMIVKQFHVHKCGHEGIPVPASQCIKSMTQGERYIVASQDRTLQTSLRKVPGRCLLYLHKATPVLEEPSKASKKYIFKKSQKLFSSDVEKHIERLKQNEGLQNDILNKARNKRKGPKNPNPLSCKKSKKPKAQPESPPNSNGLNESRKTNMKSKRKRIKIPTHVKAALKSPQ
- the LOC128862955 gene encoding exosome complex component RRP40 encodes the protein MKEIVLPGDRILAAEELAKSKKVILGPGLRRENEQVLAYKGGRLHHRGPNTYWVDSYQQRYVPARGEAVIGVVTAKAGDIFRIDIGAHEQASLSYLAFESATKKNRPDVNPGDVLYGRLIVASRDLEPELVCVNSAGKKGKLGVLTDGFVMNCSLNLARLILRSDCPLLRALTKEMPFEIAVGLNGRIWLKAKSHRETIALGNAILAAENASYEEMPKICENIGNILFT
- the LOC128862956 gene encoding RWD domain-containing protein 4; this encodes MAELQEQQADEREALLSIYEGDINFKQVDANTFQYKYGEDDHYKSFLVEIKWTEKYPDELPNINMDTFYNRNLIPDVKKKIQQALTEEAEQWLGCGMTYTLFECLKDRHDDLTIDQPEHVPTQSIDLESIGVSALKISDNADANKKKEPKKEQLTKAQKRRQWERTDHKGDRPRGWDWVDIVKHLSQTGSKDSDEVSTSMSSANVGVVAGSALLQPLNI